One genomic region from Euzebya tangerina encodes:
- a CDS encoding ArsR/SmtB family transcription factor, translated as MSDPPTVAKAASGEPVLEADPDRVVALLHPLRRQVLQLLVTPDSASGLGRTLDVPRQKVNYHLRALEDLGMVRRVGQRQRRGLTEQLFVRAHPEVLIDPMVVEGGPATAIDQRGLRAAVAAAVGILRSVRRVWAAATKSGERVATVTVDATVRLPNPVALQAFTDDLREVMERHDRPDTPGAMRLSVTTVVLPVVSAEEAA; from the coding sequence GTGAGTGATCCTCCGACCGTGGCGAAGGCCGCCTCCGGCGAGCCCGTGTTGGAGGCTGACCCCGACCGGGTGGTTGCCCTGCTCCATCCCCTGCGGCGACAGGTGCTGCAGCTCCTGGTAACGCCGGACTCCGCCTCGGGTCTGGGCCGGACGCTGGACGTGCCCAGGCAGAAGGTGAACTACCACCTCCGAGCCCTCGAGGACCTCGGGATGGTGCGACGGGTGGGCCAGCGGCAACGTCGTGGCCTGACCGAGCAGCTCTTCGTGCGGGCCCACCCCGAGGTGCTGATCGATCCGATGGTGGTGGAGGGCGGGCCAGCCACCGCAATCGATCAACGGGGCCTGCGAGCTGCGGTGGCGGCGGCCGTCGGCATCCTGCGGTCGGTTCGTCGCGTCTGGGCGGCAGCAACCAAGTCCGGCGAGCGCGTCGCCACCGTGACCGTGGATGCCACCGTCCGCCTGCCGAACCCGGTCGCCCTGCAGGCCTTCACCGACGACCTCCGCGAGGTGATGGAGCGGCACGATCGCCCGGACACGCCGGGGGCGATGCGCCTGTCCGTCACGACGGTGGTGCTCCCGGTCGTCAGCGCAGAGGAGGCGGCGTGA
- a CDS encoding VOC family protein, whose protein sequence is MTTSGTTNTSDLPGTLDLGAFSISLNVADLEASRDFYATLGFEVTGGSLEDNYLILKNGESMIGIFHGMFEDNIITFNPGFTNRMEQLEDFTDVREIQRTLTDAGLELTEQVEDLESSGPAHVVLLDPDNNPILIDQHV, encoded by the coding sequence ATGACCACGAGCGGCACGACGAACACATCCGACCTTCCGGGCACCCTCGACCTGGGTGCCTTCTCCATCTCCCTCAACGTCGCGGACCTGGAAGCCTCGCGGGACTTCTACGCCACCCTCGGCTTCGAGGTGACGGGCGGCAGCCTGGAGGACAACTATCTGATCCTGAAGAACGGCGAGAGCATGATCGGCATCTTCCACGGCATGTTCGAGGACAACATCATCACCTTCAATCCCGGGTTCACCAACCGGATGGAGCAGCTGGAGGACTTCACCGACGTCAGGGAGATCCAACGAACCCTGACCGATGCGGGCCTCGAGTTGACCGAGCAGGTCGAGGACCTCGAGTCCAGCGGGCCCGCCCACGTCGTGCTGCTCGACCCGGACAACAACCCGATCCTGATCGACCAGCACGTGTGA
- a CDS encoding EAL domain-containing protein, which translates to MVLLLKLGLRTPMLAAVAHDQLRLFHQPIADLRDERVIGHEALVRWEHRRPDLRGRTDHGPQAAGHHPCGHGHGHALGLEIVAEGVETPDQAAQLRDLGCTRAQVFLYGRPEPLDLTQY; encoded by the coding sequence TTGGTGCTCTTGCTCAAGCTGGGCCTGCGGACGCCGATGCTGGCGGCGGTCGCACACGATCAACTGCGGCTGTTCCACCAGCCGATCGCGGACCTGCGCGACGAGCGCGTGATCGGTCACGAGGCCCTGGTCCGGTGGGAGCACCGTCGACCGGACCTTCGTGGCCGGACTGACCATGGACCCCAAGCGGCAGGGCATCACCCGTGCGGTCATGGCCATGGCCACGCGTTGGGGCTCGAGATCGTGGCCGAGGGCGTGGAGACACCCGACCAGGCTGCGCAGCTCCGGGATCTGGGCTGCACGCGGGCACAGGTATTCCTGTACGGACGGCCCGAGCCGCTCGACCTCACCCAGTATTGA
- a CDS encoding leucyl aminopeptidase, translating to MITISTTTADLTDLDTDALVVGVFKGGIEGPGASEALAALDLDDFPVTPDFRGDVGQTLRLAAPGQPFGSLLLVGLGRMDAISPAALRLAAGEALRALPSVQRVATTLAQVNPTRASIEAVADGLVLGGYRDTRFTSATDDSGPTAAQLLVPSSLLAEADAAIGRSRIVCTGVSLARDMVNTPPGLAGPQALADMTRDAMPSTVDVQVHGMDWLVERGCGGLLQVGRGSDSDPCLVELTYEPESPVAHVVLAGKGITFDTGGLNLKPPTGMPDMKSDMGGAAAVAGALQIVGALGGRVKVTGLLAFAENAIGADAGRPSDVLTTFDGTTVEVMHTDAEGRLVLADALGYGASMHPDVMVDVATLTGAVVVALGPYQAGLMGNDQRVVGDLTQAAQVAGESLWHLPLPADLDRWLESEVADVRNLGGTGPEAGSLTAGLFLQRFVGDTPWAHLDIAGPAFLSSERARGHQPAGGTGFGVSTLAAFVEAQLT from the coding sequence GTGATCACCATCTCAACAACCACCGCCGACCTGACCGACCTCGACACCGACGCCCTCGTCGTCGGCGTGTTCAAGGGCGGAATCGAGGGGCCCGGCGCCAGCGAGGCGTTGGCGGCGCTGGATCTGGACGACTTCCCCGTCACGCCGGACTTCCGTGGTGACGTGGGCCAGACGTTGCGCCTGGCGGCACCGGGGCAGCCGTTCGGGTCGCTGCTGCTCGTCGGACTGGGTCGCATGGACGCGATCAGCCCGGCCGCGCTGCGCCTGGCTGCCGGCGAGGCCCTCCGGGCGCTGCCGTCGGTCCAGCGTGTTGCGACCACGCTGGCGCAGGTGAACCCGACCCGCGCCTCCATCGAGGCCGTGGCCGATGGACTCGTGCTGGGCGGCTATCGCGACACCCGCTTCACCTCGGCGACCGATGACTCGGGTCCGACCGCCGCACAGTTGCTCGTGCCGTCGTCCCTGCTGGCGGAAGCCGACGCTGCCATCGGTCGGAGCAGGATCGTCTGCACCGGAGTTTCCCTGGCCCGCGACATGGTCAACACACCACCGGGTCTTGCCGGGCCGCAGGCCTTGGCGGACATGACCCGCGACGCGATGCCGTCGACGGTCGACGTGCAGGTCCACGGCATGGACTGGCTGGTCGAGCGCGGCTGTGGTGGGCTGCTGCAGGTGGGCCGTGGCTCGGACAGCGACCCCTGCCTGGTGGAGCTGACCTACGAACCCGAGAGTCCGGTGGCCCACGTCGTCCTGGCCGGGAAGGGCATCACGTTCGACACCGGGGGGCTCAACCTCAAGCCACCAACCGGGATGCCGGACATGAAGTCGGACATGGGTGGCGCCGCGGCCGTGGCGGGCGCGCTGCAGATCGTCGGTGCGCTGGGCGGACGGGTGAAGGTGACCGGCCTGCTGGCCTTCGCCGAGAACGCCATCGGCGCCGATGCCGGACGTCCCAGCGACGTCCTGACGACCTTCGACGGTACGACGGTGGAGGTCATGCACACCGACGCCGAGGGGCGTCTGGTCCTGGCTGACGCGTTGGGGTACGGGGCCAGCATGCACCCCGACGTCATGGTCGACGTCGCGACGTTGACCGGCGCGGTCGTGGTGGCACTGGGGCCGTACCAGGCCGGGCTGATGGGCAACGACCAGCGGGTCGTCGGGGACCTGACCCAGGCGGCACAGGTGGCCGGAGAGAGCCTGTGGCACCTTCCGCTTCCCGCGGACCTGGACCGCTGGCTCGAGTCCGAGGTCGCCGACGTCCGCAACCTTGGAGGCACCGGTCCCGAAGCCGGTTCGTTGACCGCCGGGTTGTTCCTGCAGCGGTTCGTCGGCGACACACCCTGGGCTCACCTCGACATCGCGGGCCCGGCCTTCCTGTCCAGCGAACGGGCCCGAGGCCATCAACCGGCCGGCGGGACCGGGTTCGGCGTCTCCACCCTGGCTGCATTCGTCGAGGCCCAGCTGACCTGA
- a CDS encoding PQQ-dependent sugar dehydrogenase, with protein MARRLPLLIGLLFLGACAALGGGEGADAGAVNPTLVPAASPGQPEPADPTPDQPAPDQPAPDQPAPPAEPTPSSGLTSTPPAGRTPTPTAGDPSSADLALLEIARLDQPIAMAVRPGDTERVYIAERAGRVRPLGLDGAVGDPLVDISASTTTQSERGLLGLAWSPSGEQLYISSTDTDGATVIEVFDVADNVLDTSSRRVVLRVEQPASNHNGGDISFGPDGFLWIGLGDGGASDDRFGNGQRPDTLLGAMLRIDPLSGEPYQIPADNPFVAGGGAPEVFAYGLRNPWRFSFDAATGEVWIADVGQNAVEEINRVPADQAGLNFGWPRFEGDRPFDGLSADGPVVDPVHTYTHSRGCSITGGAVYRGTMIPELTGAYLYSDFCNGQVFALAADGADVDTGVAAEAVVSFGQDAAGEMYVLSLDGPVYRIAPA; from the coding sequence GTGGCCCGACGACTCCCGCTCCTGATCGGCCTGCTGTTCCTGGGCGCGTGTGCGGCACTCGGCGGGGGTGAGGGGGCGGATGCGGGTGCGGTCAATCCGACACTCGTTCCGGCTGCGTCGCCTGGCCAGCCCGAACCAGCCGATCCGACACCCGACCAGCCCGCACCCGACCAGCCCGCACCAGACCAGCCTGCGCCGCCGGCCGAGCCGACCCCTTCGTCAGGACTCACGAGCACCCCCCCGGCGGGACGCACCCCGACCCCGACGGCGGGTGACCCCTCGTCCGCCGACCTCGCGCTCCTCGAGATCGCACGACTTGACCAACCGATCGCGATGGCAGTCCGACCTGGCGACACCGAACGGGTCTACATCGCCGAACGAGCTGGCAGGGTTCGCCCCCTGGGCTTGGACGGCGCGGTGGGGGACCCGCTCGTGGACATCTCCGCGAGCACCACCACCCAGAGCGAACGCGGCCTGCTGGGGCTGGCCTGGTCGCCGAGCGGCGAGCAGCTGTACATCTCCTCGACCGACACCGACGGGGCCACGGTCATCGAGGTGTTCGACGTGGCGGACAACGTCCTCGACACCTCCAGCCGACGCGTGGTCCTGCGTGTGGAGCAGCCGGCCAGCAACCACAACGGCGGTGACATCTCCTTCGGCCCGGACGGGTTCCTCTGGATCGGGCTGGGTGACGGCGGCGCCTCAGACGACCGGTTCGGCAATGGCCAGCGACCTGACACCTTGCTCGGGGCCATGCTGCGGATCGACCCGCTGAGCGGTGAGCCCTACCAGATCCCTGCTGACAACCCGTTCGTGGCCGGAGGTGGGGCACCGGAGGTCTTCGCCTACGGGCTCCGCAACCCGTGGCGCTTCTCCTTCGATGCAGCGACCGGTGAGGTGTGGATCGCCGACGTCGGTCAGAACGCCGTCGAGGAGATCAATCGGGTACCAGCGGACCAGGCCGGGCTGAACTTCGGCTGGCCGCGGTTCGAGGGTGATCGTCCCTTCGACGGGCTGAGCGCCGACGGCCCGGTGGTGGACCCGGTCCACACCTACACCCACAGCCGCGGCTGCTCGATCACCGGTGGGGCCGTCTACCGCGGGACGATGATCCCGGAGCTGACGGGGGCCTACCTCTACTCCGACTTCTGCAACGGCCAGGTCTTCGCGCTGGCCGCCGACGGTGCCGACGTGGACACTGGCGTGGCAGCCGAAGCCGTTGTGTCCTTCGGGCAGGATGCAGCCGGCGAGATGTACGTGCTCTCGCTCGACGGCCCCGTCTACCGCATCGCACCCGCGTGA
- a CDS encoding PQQ-dependent sugar dehydrogenase has product MRAQRSPHPTRRALMLAAAVVLLFPLLPNPMVAAGEPQRIGTDQDPVVSAIELNQARTAGPDGEQLTSTIVLGRSDVFADNLAATALAGPDGAVLFTDGGPQASLRGEVIQEIERTMPPFDCADGGAGTIFLAGGVNAVSQAVEDELRQFPYCVERLDGPSRVETAVAIAERISDPSDTVLLARSDNFADAGSIGSFAATTRSRILVTPTDQLHPAVAAALQEMAPAEIVLLGGDQALSDTVLQQAEEFAPTRRVSGPTRDTTAVAFARELWGTDLAERGSGVALADGFADDDWTRLFAGAAYAAQRGMPILYTNEGEITPGTAEYLSAEQPDPVVVFGAAPASDVALSDVRIGLETVVSVNQPLMVKPRPGTDELWIIERRGSIQALGPDGLREVLDISSTVSANGERGLLGLAFSPDGDTLYTSSTDNAGDSVLDEFQITDGVADVSTRREIIEVDQPASNHNGGDLVWGPDDYLYWALGDGGASDDRFGNGQNTGTLLGGIVRLDVTGAQPYTVPPDNPFVDGGGAPELWAYGLRNPWRIAFDPETDDFYIGDVGQDRIEEIDFVPAGTGGGRNYGWPVFEGSRPFAGSSLADHTPPILEESHAQGNCSITGGVVYRGNDIPELDGVYLYSDICRSSIRGLIVGDDGTVIDQADLDVRVSGGSPVGFGVDHRGEVLVLSLSGDIAKIVPA; this is encoded by the coding sequence ATGCGAGCCCAACGCAGTCCCCACCCAACCCGTCGCGCCCTCATGCTGGCCGCCGCGGTGGTCCTGCTCTTCCCGCTGCTCCCGAACCCGATGGTGGCCGCCGGGGAGCCCCAGCGGATCGGAACCGACCAGGACCCCGTCGTCTCGGCCATCGAACTGAACCAAGCGCGGACAGCCGGTCCCGACGGGGAGCAGTTGACCAGCACCATCGTCCTCGGCCGGTCCGACGTGTTCGCCGACAACCTGGCCGCCACCGCCCTCGCTGGGCCCGACGGCGCCGTGCTGTTCACCGATGGGGGGCCCCAGGCGTCCTTGCGCGGAGAGGTCATCCAGGAGATCGAGCGCACGATGCCGCCGTTCGACTGTGCCGACGGCGGGGCAGGCACGATCTTCCTCGCCGGCGGCGTCAACGCGGTCAGTCAGGCCGTCGAGGACGAACTGCGGCAGTTCCCGTACTGCGTCGAGCGACTGGATGGCCCCAGCCGTGTGGAGACCGCGGTGGCGATCGCAGAGCGCATCTCCGATCCCTCGGACACCGTGCTGTTGGCACGATCGGACAACTTCGCCGACGCGGGGTCGATCGGCTCCTTCGCGGCAACGACGCGAAGTCGCATCCTCGTAACACCCACCGACCAGCTGCACCCTGCCGTGGCGGCCGCGCTGCAGGAGATGGCACCCGCGGAGATCGTCCTCCTCGGCGGCGATCAGGCCCTGTCCGACACGGTTCTGCAGCAGGCCGAGGAGTTCGCGCCCACCCGCCGCGTGTCCGGGCCGACGCGTGACACGACAGCGGTGGCCTTCGCACGAGAGCTGTGGGGCACCGACCTCGCTGAGCGCGGATCGGGCGTAGCACTGGCCGACGGGTTCGCCGACGATGACTGGACACGACTCTTCGCCGGAGCTGCCTACGCTGCGCAACGGGGCATGCCGATCCTGTACACCAACGAAGGCGAGATCACGCCCGGGACCGCCGAGTACCTGAGCGCCGAGCAGCCCGACCCCGTCGTCGTCTTCGGCGCCGCCCCCGCCAGCGATGTGGCGCTGAGCGACGTCCGGATCGGCCTCGAGACGGTGGTGTCCGTCAACCAGCCACTCATGGTCAAGCCCCGACCGGGGACCGACGAGCTGTGGATCATCGAGCGGCGTGGGTCCATCCAGGCGCTCGGTCCGGACGGGTTGCGAGAGGTGCTCGACATCTCGAGCACGGTGTCCGCGAACGGCGAACGCGGTCTGCTGGGACTGGCATTCAGCCCGGACGGCGACACGCTGTACACCTCCTCGACCGACAACGCTGGTGACTCGGTCCTGGACGAGTTCCAGATCACCGACGGCGTCGCCGACGTGTCGACCCGGCGCGAGATCATCGAGGTGGACCAGCCCGCCAGCAACCACAACGGCGGCGACCTCGTCTGGGGGCCCGACGACTACCTGTACTGGGCCCTGGGTGACGGGGGTGCCTCCGACGACCGCTTCGGCAACGGCCAGAACACCGGCACCCTCCTCGGGGGCATCGTCCGGCTCGACGTGACCGGTGCGCAGCCCTACACCGTCCCTCCCGACAACCCCTTCGTCGACGGGGGCGGCGCGCCGGAGTTGTGGGCCTACGGGCTCCGCAACCCGTGGCGCATCGCCTTCGACCCGGAGACCGACGACTTCTACATCGGTGACGTCGGACAGGACCGGATCGAGGAGATCGACTTCGTCCCGGCCGGGACCGGCGGCGGCCGCAACTACGGCTGGCCCGTCTTCGAGGGCTCCCGTCCGTTCGCCGGGTCGAGCCTGGCCGACCACACCCCCCCGATCCTCGAGGAGAGCCACGCGCAGGGGAACTGCTCGATCACCGGCGGCGTGGTGTACCGGGGGAACGACATCCCGGAACTCGACGGCGTCTACCTCTACAGCGACATCTGCCGCAGCTCGATCCGCGGCCTCATCGTCGGCGACGACGGCACCGTGATCGACCAGGCAGACCTCGACGTTCGGGTCAGCGGCGGCTCACCCGTGGGCTTCGGCGTCGACCACCGCGGGGAGGTCCTCGTCCTCAGCCTGAGCGGGGACATCGCCAAGATCGTCCCCGCCTGA
- a CDS encoding 5'-3' exonuclease translates to MTSHLLIDTSSLMFRAFFALPTSITDAEGHAVNAVRGYLDMVSTVAAELRPDRISHCWDDAEVPEGRLAHYPQYKAERAEPPDEIIWQFGLLRGLLPLLGEQIVEAPGWEADDAIGTLAAAAGESDRVVILTGDRDLIQLVRDPVVQVWFTVSGVTKMTRYDESGVVEAFGIPADRYVDFAILRGDPSDGLPGVKGVGAKTAQKLIAAYPNLGALVDDAEAQTPALARTLAETAEYIAAMQHVVPVQTDVPLRTVGPDADASAVAEVAVRHAIESPVERWGERV, encoded by the coding sequence ATGACATCCCACCTGCTCATCGACACCTCGAGCCTGATGTTCCGGGCGTTCTTCGCCTTGCCGACGTCCATCACGGACGCGGAGGGCCACGCGGTCAACGCCGTCCGCGGCTATCTGGACATGGTCTCCACCGTCGCCGCGGAGCTCCGGCCGGATCGGATCAGCCACTGCTGGGACGATGCCGAGGTGCCGGAGGGCCGGCTGGCCCACTACCCGCAGTACAAGGCGGAGCGCGCCGAGCCCCCGGATGAGATCATCTGGCAGTTCGGGCTGCTCCGCGGCCTGCTGCCGCTGCTCGGTGAGCAGATCGTCGAGGCGCCCGGCTGGGAGGCCGACGATGCCATCGGCACGCTGGCGGCAGCCGCCGGAGAGTCCGACCGGGTGGTCATCCTCACCGGGGATCGCGACCTTATCCAGCTGGTACGCGACCCGGTGGTCCAGGTGTGGTTCACCGTGTCCGGGGTGACGAAGATGACCCGGTACGACGAGTCGGGCGTCGTCGAGGCCTTCGGGATCCCCGCTGACCGCTACGTCGACTTCGCGATCCTGCGGGGCGACCCGTCCGACGGGCTGCCCGGCGTCAAGGGGGTCGGCGCGAAGACGGCGCAGAAGCTGATCGCGGCCTACCCGAACCTGGGTGCGCTGGTCGACGACGCCGAGGCGCAGACGCCGGCGCTGGCCCGGACGCTCGCGGAGACAGCCGAGTACATCGCCGCGATGCAGCACGTCGTCCCCGTCCAGACCGATGTCCCCCTGCGCACGGTCGGGCCCGACGCCGACGCGTCCGCCGTGGC